In Heliangelus exortis chromosome 18, bHelExo1.hap1, whole genome shotgun sequence, a single genomic region encodes these proteins:
- the RPS13 gene encoding small ribosomal subunit protein uS15, which translates to MGRMHAPGKGLSQSALPYRRSVPTWLKLTSDDVKEQIYKLAKKGLTPSQIGVILRDSHGVAQVRFVTGNKILRILKSKGLAPDLPEDLYHLIKKAVAVRKHLERNRKDKDAKFRLILIESRIHRLARYYKTKRVLPPNWKYESSTASALVA; encoded by the exons ATGGGCCGCATGCACGCTCCCGG AAAGGGCTTGTCCCAGTCAGCCTTGCCTTACCGGCGCAGCGTGCCCACG TGGCTGAAACTTACTTCTGATGATGTAAAGGAACAGATCTACAAGCTGGCTAAAAAAGGCCTGACACCATCACAAATTg gTGTGATCCTGAGGGATTCCCATGGTGTTGCCCAGGTTCGCTTTGTTACTGGCAACAAAATTTTGAGAATCCTTAAATCAAAGGGACTGGCCCCAGACCTTCCAGAGGATCTCTATCACTTGATCAAGAAAGCTGTTGCTGTTCGCAAACATcttgagagaaacagaaag gaTAAAGACGCCAAGTTCCGGCTGATCCTGATTGAAAGCAGAATCCATCGGCTGGCTCGCTACTACAAAACCAAGAGAGTGCTGCCACCCAACTGGAAGTA TGAATCATCAACAGCTTCTGCCCTGGTCGCATAA